A DNA window from Mucilaginibacter xinganensis contains the following coding sequences:
- a CDS encoding arginine decarboxylase, translated as MQSYEEFLDLSVGFPQDGFEIIEDELYFHDLNLMEMIETYGTPLRFTYLPIISKKIQQAKLLFQQAIIKNNYRGSYKYCYCTKSSHFKHIVEEALKNEIHLETSSAFDMPMIDALEKKGAVSKDITVICNGFKTFQYKTYIVDMLHDGFKNIIPVLDNKEEFNLYDDEIEMDTPCNLGIRIAAEEQPDSQFYTSRLGVRMEDIIDFYYNKIEGNPNFKVKLLHFFINSGISDTPYYWNELEKYVTLYCKFKKINPDLDTLDIGGGMPFKDSLVFDFDYEYMINEIVSRIKEICAENDTVEPDIITEFGKYTVAEASGILYKVLGRKQQNDRERWLMLDGSFITNLPDVWALNQKYILLPVNNWDSEYERVNLGGITCDGQDYYNQEAHMNSVFMPKTRKVQYLGFFNTGAYQEVLSGYGGIHHCLLPSPKHVIIRRNRDETFNFEVFGEEQNSKQVLKILGYTT; from the coding sequence ATGCAGAGTTACGAGGAATTTCTTGACCTGAGTGTAGGTTTCCCACAGGATGGTTTTGAAATAATTGAGGATGAATTATACTTTCATGACCTTAATTTAATGGAGATGATAGAAACGTACGGCACCCCCTTACGCTTCACTTATTTACCTATAATTTCAAAAAAGATCCAGCAGGCAAAACTGCTGTTTCAGCAGGCGATCATTAAAAATAATTATCGCGGAAGCTATAAATATTGCTATTGTACCAAAAGTTCGCATTTTAAGCATATTGTTGAAGAAGCGCTTAAGAACGAGATCCACCTGGAAACATCATCTGCTTTTGACATGCCGATGATTGATGCGCTGGAGAAAAAAGGTGCTGTTAGCAAGGATATCACGGTGATATGCAATGGGTTTAAAACATTTCAATATAAAACCTATATTGTTGATATGCTGCATGATGGATTTAAAAACATCATCCCGGTATTGGATAACAAGGAAGAATTCAACCTCTACGACGACGAGATTGAGATGGATACCCCCTGCAACCTGGGTATCAGGATAGCGGCGGAAGAACAACCTGATTCGCAGTTCTATACATCGCGCCTTGGGGTTAGGATGGAAGATATTATTGACTTTTATTACAATAAAATAGAGGGTAACCCTAACTTTAAAGTGAAGTTGCTGCATTTCTTCATCAACTCCGGTATTTCTGATACACCATACTACTGGAACGAACTGGAAAAGTATGTTACGCTTTACTGCAAATTTAAAAAGATAAACCCCGACCTGGATACGCTTGATATTGGCGGCGGAATGCCTTTTAAAGATTCGCTGGTATTTGATTTTGATTATGAGTACATGATCAATGAAATTGTAAGCCGGATTAAGGAAATTTGCGCCGAGAACGATACGGTAGAGCCTGATATTATTACTGAATTTGGTAAATATACCGTGGCCGAAGCATCAGGGATACTGTACAAGGTTTTGGGGCGCAAGCAACAGAATGACCGTGAAAGATGGCTGATGCTTGACGGATCATTTATTACCAACCTGCCTGATGTTTGGGCACTTAACCAAAAATATATCCTGCTGCCGGTAAATAACTGGGATAGCGAATATGAACGCGTTAACCTTGGTGGCATAACCTGCGACGGGCAGGATTATTATAACCAGGAAGCACACATGAACAGCGTATTTATGCCTAAAACCCGTAAGGTGCAATACCTGGGCTTTTTTAATACCGGGGCGTACCAGGAAGTGTTAAGCGGTTACGGGGGCATTCATCATTGCCTGCTTCCATCGCCCAAACACGTTATCATCCGCCGCAACCGGGATGAAACTTTCAATTTCGAGGTTTTTGGCGAAGAACAGAACAGCAAGCAGGTGTTAAAGATCCTGGGTTATACTACCTAG